Proteins from a single region of Nodularia sp. LEGE 06071:
- a CDS encoding esterase/lipase family protein, whose amino-acid sequence MNTKNQQRNSVLLIHGIDDTGAVFNKMVDYLRQLGWSVYTLNLIPNNGEVGLDILAQQIADYVVNTFAPEESIDLIGFSMGGIVSRYYVQRLGGINRVQRFITISSPHHGTVTAYASQRHGCLQMRRNSEFIQDLNADAVMLGQLNFTSIWTPYDLMIVPAKSSQMPLGKEVVVPVVLHSWMLTDYRSLAAVASALSEPIKSGHQFGYTGNFQKSPLGGGNI is encoded by the coding sequence ATGAACACCAAAAACCAACAGCGTAACTCGGTGTTATTGATACATGGTATTGATGACACGGGAGCCGTTTTTAATAAAATGGTGGATTACTTAAGACAATTGGGTTGGTCTGTGTATACCCTGAATCTCATTCCTAATAATGGTGAAGTTGGACTTGATATTTTGGCACAGCAGATAGCTGACTATGTTGTCAATACCTTTGCTCCAGAAGAATCAATCGATTTAATCGGCTTCAGCATGGGAGGAATTGTCAGCCGTTACTATGTTCAACGGCTAGGAGGAATTAACCGTGTACAGAGGTTTATCACTATTTCCTCACCTCATCATGGAACTGTGACGGCTTATGCTTCTCAACGTCACGGCTGCTTGCAAATGCGCCGCAATAGTGAATTTATCCAGGATTTAAATGCTGATGCTGTGATGTTAGGGCAGCTCAATTTTACATCGATTTGGACACCCTATGATTTGATGATCGTTCCGGCAAAGAGTTCACAAATGCCATTAGGAAAAGAAGTAGTAGTACCAGTTGTACTGCACTCTTGGATGTTGACAGATTATCGGAGTTTGGCAGCCGTAGCATCTGCTTTGTCAGAGCCAATTAAGTCCGGTCACCAATTTGGCTACACTGGGAACTTCCAAAAATCGCCTCTGGGTGGCGGTAATATTTAA
- a CDS encoding RNA-guided endonuclease InsQ/TnpB family protein — translation MGVQQVLLSPSDETKSILEYLCQQSGKLYNNGVYFARQTFFKTGKLLTSKFDLIYEESISKSLVAQSMPSTPMQQTLMSVTEGFKSFKELKSLFLKGQLHFQPKVPNYLTGSKLFKVAYPNSGGQKPTLVESQLRFSLGLTVKRWFGVSEFFLPMPSNIDYSQVKELTILPKNGAFYLEMSYKVEKQTHDLDINQALSIDLGTADNLAACVDTLGNSLLIDARAMKAMNQLWNKKVSTRKENKPEGYWDNWLDRVTRKRNHQMKDGINKSAKLIIDHCLKSGLGTLVIGWNEGFKSNANIGRVNNQKFVQMPLGKLKDRLKQLCDLHGIRFQETEESYTSKASYLDGDSLPVYGSKPDGWKASGKRVERGLYRSDNGSVVNADLNGAANILRKVASNLSIDLGLLGRRCLTTVARVRLWVLPKSTMSAESQCL, via the coding sequence ATGGGAGTCCAACAAGTCTTGCTATCGCCTAGCGACGAAACAAAATCAATCTTAGAGTATCTCTGTCAACAGTCAGGGAAACTTTACAATAACGGCGTTTACTTCGCTAGGCAAACATTTTTTAAAACTGGAAAATTGCTGACCAGTAAGTTTGATTTGATTTACGAAGAATCTATTAGTAAATCACTGGTTGCTCAATCAATGCCATCAACTCCGATGCAGCAAACTTTAATGTCCGTAACCGAGGGTTTTAAGTCTTTTAAAGAACTGAAGTCTTTGTTTCTCAAAGGTCAATTGCATTTCCAGCCTAAAGTACCTAATTACTTGACAGGCTCAAAACTATTCAAAGTAGCTTATCCCAACTCAGGAGGACAAAAGCCAACACTTGTCGAAAGTCAACTTAGATTTTCTTTAGGACTAACAGTTAAAAGATGGTTTGGTGTTTCCGAGTTTTTCCTACCAATGCCTTCAAATATTGATTATTCCCAAGTTAAAGAGTTGACAATTCTTCCTAAAAATGGTGCTTTCTATCTGGAGATGTCTTACAAAGTTGAGAAGCAAACACATGATTTAGATATTAATCAGGCTCTATCGATAGACCTTGGAACTGCTGATAACCTAGCTGCTTGTGTTGATACTCTCGGTAATTCCTTATTGATTGATGCTCGTGCGATGAAAGCAATGAATCAACTCTGGAATAAAAAAGTATCGACCCGTAAAGAAAATAAACCAGAAGGTTACTGGGATAATTGGCTGGATAGAGTAACTCGTAAGCGTAACCATCAAATGAAAGATGGTATAAATAAATCAGCAAAGCTAATAATTGACCATTGCTTAAAATCCGGACTTGGAACATTAGTAATTGGATGGAATGAAGGCTTTAAATCCAATGCCAATATAGGCAGAGTAAACAATCAAAAGTTTGTTCAGATGCCTTTAGGTAAGCTTAAAGACCGATTAAAACAACTGTGTGATTTGCACGGAATCAGATTTCAGGAAACCGAAGAATCTTACACCTCAAAAGCAAGCTATTTAGATGGAGACTCCCTACCAGTATATGGTTCTAAACCTGACGGGTGGAAAGCATCTGGGAAGCGTGTTGAACGTGGATTGTATCGGTCAGATAATGGGTCAGTTGTAAATGCTGATTTGAACGGAGCAGCAAATATTCTCAGAAAAGTAGCCAGCAATCTAAGCATAGACTTGGGCCTACTGGGTAGACGGTGTTTGACGACCGTAGCGAGAGTTAGACTTTGGGTACTACCTAAATCTACTATGTCCGCAGAATCTCAGTGTCTTTAA
- a CDS encoding Npun_F0813 family protein, translated as MFILNRQDVEISSIQHPKRDQQVPILNYQGQTFRLISVFKASQEEEAKTLWRELTDNRGKACVLLEEPDRFSVWGKVRLDQLDNDTGSHSQREIYVQGSLFLLQAVYLDIEELLGTRQAALFEKDIAELLQKQHFPGTASLEAVKNLVTTNPLDLAKLPPWKENHLISLLEELHKLGKTYFGNTNFAHQVPDTLQDMPEAERSLFISWLNQSSLSKLWQ; from the coding sequence ATGTTTATTCTCAATCGGCAGGATGTTGAAATATCGAGTATTCAGCACCCAAAACGGGATCAGCAAGTGCCGATCCTCAATTATCAGGGGCAAACCTTTCGCTTGATTAGCGTCTTCAAAGCTAGCCAAGAAGAAGAAGCTAAAACCTTGTGGAGAGAATTGACTGATAATCGGGGTAAAGCCTGTGTCTTGCTAGAGGAACCGGATCGCTTTAGCGTTTGGGGCAAAGTCCGCTTAGATCAATTAGATAATGACACAGGTAGCCATAGCCAGAGAGAAATTTACGTTCAAGGCAGTCTTTTTCTGCTGCAAGCAGTTTATCTGGATATTGAGGAGTTATTAGGGACTCGGCAAGCGGCACTCTTTGAGAAAGATATTGCTGAATTGTTACAAAAGCAACATTTTCCTGGGACAGCTTCCCTAGAAGCCGTCAAAAATTTGGTAACCACAAACCCCCTAGATTTAGCCAAACTTCCTCCCTGGAAAGAAAATCATCTGATTAGTTTATTGGAAGAACTGCATAAACTCGGAAAAACATATTTTGGTAATACTAATTTTGCCCATCAAGTCCCTGATACGTTACAAGATATGCCAGAAGCAGAGCGATCGCTATTTATCAGCTGGCTAAATCAATCATCACTGAGTAAACTGTGGCAATAG
- the sir gene encoding sulfite reductase, ferredoxin dependent, giving the protein MVKSAPAPIANRNQPSKVEGIKERSNFLREPVATQILEDTTHFTEEAVQLLKFHGSYQQDNRDNRVKGQEKDYQFMLRTRNPGGFVPPQLYLALDNLSDEHGNHTLRVTTRQGFQLHGILKKNLKAAIATIVQNMGSTLGACGDLNRNVMAPPAPFKNRPDYQYAWEYANKIADLLTPQTGAYYEIWLDGEKIISAEESAEVKAARQRNGTGTIIHDNEEPIYGTHYMPRKFKICVTVPGDNSVDLYSQDLTLVVITNPQGELEGFNIFAGGGFGRTHNKEETFARIADEICYVDKDDVYDLVKAIVATQRDYGDRTDRRHARLKYLINEWGVDKFRTQVEDYFGKPVAPFKPLPEFKYYDFLGWNEQGDGKLFLGISVDNGRVKDEGSFQLKTALRKVVEQFNLPMRLTPHHNIIFYDIAPENKSAIQEILHDCGIVSDPNTIEPLVRYAMACPALPTCGLAITESERAIPGILERIRSLLDKLGLQKEHFVVRMTGCPNGCARPYMAELGFVGSAPESYQVWLGGSPAQTRLAQPFIEKLHHNDIESFLEPIFVYFKNFREYEESFGDFCDRLGFDALREFAATYQPQTTTAASKSRHRISIKDEVYNQLKEAANSQDRPMTELVNEALEAYFQNLP; this is encoded by the coding sequence ATGGTTAAATCTGCTCCTGCCCCCATTGCCAATCGTAATCAGCCTTCTAAAGTAGAAGGTATCAAGGAAAGAAGTAATTTTTTACGCGAACCTGTAGCTACTCAAATCCTTGAAGATACAACTCATTTTACCGAAGAAGCTGTACAACTTCTCAAATTTCATGGTTCCTACCAGCAAGATAACCGCGATAATCGTGTCAAGGGACAGGAGAAAGATTATCAGTTTATGCTGCGGACAAGAAATCCTGGGGGGTTTGTGCCGCCGCAGTTGTATCTGGCTTTAGATAATTTGTCTGATGAACACGGAAACCACACATTACGAGTGACTACACGTCAAGGCTTTCAGCTGCATGGGATTTTAAAAAAGAATCTCAAGGCGGCGATCGCTACTATAGTACAAAATATGGGTTCCACCTTGGGTGCTTGCGGTGACCTCAACCGTAACGTCATGGCTCCACCCGCCCCCTTTAAGAATCGCCCAGATTACCAGTACGCTTGGGAATATGCCAATAAAATCGCTGATTTGCTGACACCGCAAACCGGGGCATATTACGAAATTTGGTTAGATGGGGAAAAAATAATTAGTGCGGAAGAAAGCGCAGAAGTCAAAGCAGCACGACAGCGTAATGGCACTGGTACTATTATCCATGACAACGAAGAACCGATTTATGGGACTCACTATATGCCCCGTAAATTCAAAATTTGCGTGACTGTACCTGGTGATAATTCCGTAGATTTATATTCCCAAGATTTGACTTTAGTCGTCATTACCAATCCGCAGGGAGAACTAGAAGGATTCAATATTTTTGCCGGTGGCGGTTTTGGCAGGACACATAATAAAGAAGAAACCTTTGCCAGAATTGCAGATGAGATTTGCTATGTGGACAAAGATGATGTCTACGATTTAGTCAAAGCGATTGTCGCCACCCAAAGAGATTATGGCGATCGCACTGACCGTCGTCATGCCAGATTAAAATATTTAATTAACGAATGGGGTGTAGATAAGTTTCGCACCCAAGTTGAGGATTATTTCGGTAAACCAGTCGCACCCTTCAAACCATTACCAGAGTTTAAATATTACGATTTCCTCGGTTGGAATGAACAAGGTGATGGCAAGCTATTTTTAGGCATTTCCGTTGATAATGGTCGAGTGAAAGATGAAGGTTCCTTTCAACTGAAAACTGCCTTGCGGAAAGTTGTCGAGCAATTTAACTTACCCATGCGCTTGACACCCCACCACAACATCATTTTTTACGACATTGCGCCAGAAAATAAGTCAGCTATTCAAGAGATTTTGCATGATTGCGGGATCGTTTCTGATCCCAACACCATCGAGCCTCTAGTCCGTTATGCAATGGCTTGTCCGGCTTTACCCACCTGCGGCTTGGCTATCACCGAATCAGAACGGGCAATTCCTGGAATTTTAGAACGGATTCGCAGCTTATTGGATAAACTAGGTTTACAAAAAGAACATTTTGTGGTAAGGATGACAGGTTGCCCCAACGGCTGCGCTCGTCCCTACATGGCAGAATTAGGTTTTGTGGGTAGCGCTCCCGAATCTTACCAAGTTTGGCTGGGAGGTTCACCGGCTCAGACACGATTGGCTCAACCTTTCATAGAAAAGCTGCATCATAACGACATAGAAAGCTTTTTAGAGCCGATTTTCGTTTACTTCAAGAATTTCCGCGAATATGAGGAAAGCTTTGGGGATTTTTGCGATCGCCTGGGTTTTGATGCCCTACGTGAATTTGCTGCCACTTACCAACCCCAAACTACCACGGCTGCCAGTAAATCTCGTCATCGCATCAGTATTAAGGATGAAGTATATAACCAGCTGAAGGAAGCAGCTAATAGCCAAGATAGACCCATGACGGAGTTAGTCAACGAAGCCCTAGAAGCTTACTTTCAAAATCTGCCGTAA
- a CDS encoding 16S rRNA (uracil(1498)-N(3))-methyltransferase, translating to MAQLQRIAIAPFQIQATLITLTKEQQHYLVRVLRLRPGDRFIAMNGQGKWWLAQLAGEQAQVLETLTVETELSIAITLMVALPKGNGFDEIVRYCTELGVTCIAPVLSDRTLLNPSPQKLERWRRIATEAAEQSERAFVPTILEPVAFSAAMTASPATHRYICEGRGDYPHLNNVIKTDTPEIIIATGPEGGWTDKEIESAIASGFQPVSLGRRILRAVTAPVVALTLISASCEV from the coding sequence ATGGCGCAACTACAACGAATTGCGATCGCACCGTTTCAAATTCAAGCAACTCTGATTACTCTGACAAAAGAGCAACAACATTATCTCGTCCGAGTGTTGCGGTTACGTCCAGGCGATCGCTTCATTGCGATGAATGGTCAAGGAAAATGGTGGTTAGCTCAGTTAGCAGGAGAACAAGCCCAGGTTTTAGAAACACTCACTGTAGAAACAGAATTATCTATAGCCATCACCCTCATGGTAGCCTTACCCAAAGGTAATGGATTTGATGAAATAGTCCGTTATTGTACAGAATTGGGTGTAACTTGTATTGCTCCGGTATTGAGCGATCGCACCTTACTAAATCCCAGTCCGCAAAAACTCGAACGTTGGCGACGCATAGCCACAGAAGCCGCCGAACAATCAGAACGCGCTTTTGTACCCACAATATTAGAACCTGTAGCTTTTAGTGCGGCTATGACTGCGAGTCCAGCAACTCACCGTTATATTTGTGAAGGGCGTGGAGATTATCCGCATTTAAACAACGTCATTAAAACTGATACACCTGAAATCATTATTGCTACTGGCCCGGAAGGGGGATGGACAGACAAAGAAATTGAGAGTGCGATCGCATCAGGATTTCAACCAGTATCCCTTGGTCGTCGGATCTTGCGCGCAGTTACAGCACCAGTAGTAGCATTAACCTTAATTTCCGCAAGTTGTGAAGTATAA
- a CDS encoding tetratricopeptide repeat protein — protein MIKQVATAFERKDYHTAAKLLKQLLKEEPENPWVQFYLGQLHEVSGKRQEAEKIYRQLLRNTTNTKIVNQARQGLQRLQEIVQEERQRAISKATSEPSHAEPGVLVLEPLVTELKTIAAPKFAEIMQLDSYSARLVLPSRAWRLYRTGQIGELKYYGQQLQQAGIPCFWKTIAAIQQIQVFQIQYFSESDPKPTVVCRSHENQLGSLTFDWSEVTAKVVGLLPIFEQVIDVDSRRQLEWKTQTQDYAEFCDLHIPSRNCILRLYDHGYEFLKGVEIADQASQNTITINWNSLLQWISPHIPQVKTWSNFTPFAETALDQIEMLGNIQSHIHLFRREKTNWDPAFHLYSSLVFLNGLQDGRGSEE, from the coding sequence ATGATTAAACAAGTTGCTACAGCCTTTGAGCGTAAAGATTATCACACAGCAGCCAAACTACTCAAACAGCTGTTAAAAGAAGAACCTGAAAATCCTTGGGTGCAATTTTATCTAGGACAGCTGCATGAAGTATCTGGAAAGCGCCAAGAAGCCGAAAAAATTTATCGCCAACTGCTCAGGAATACAACTAATACCAAAATAGTCAACCAAGCCCGCCAAGGTTTGCAGCGACTCCAAGAAATAGTCCAAGAAGAAAGACAACGCGCCATATCCAAAGCCACATCTGAACCCAGTCACGCTGAACCAGGCGTATTAGTCTTAGAACCTTTAGTCACAGAACTGAAAACTATAGCCGCGCCAAAATTTGCTGAAATTATGCAACTAGACTCTTACAGCGCCAGGCTAGTGCTACCGAGTCGCGCCTGGAGATTATATCGGACTGGACAAATAGGAGAACTCAAATATTATGGTCAACAGCTACAGCAAGCTGGAATTCCTTGCTTCTGGAAAACCATAGCCGCAATACAGCAAATTCAAGTTTTTCAGATCCAATATTTTTCCGAATCTGACCCCAAACCTACTGTTGTTTGCCGCAGTCACGAAAATCAACTTGGTTCCCTGACATTTGACTGGTCAGAAGTCACAGCCAAAGTAGTCGGACTATTACCCATTTTTGAGCAAGTTATAGACGTAGACAGCCGCCGCCAATTAGAATGGAAAACCCAAACCCAAGACTATGCCGAATTTTGCGATTTACACATACCTAGTAGAAATTGCATTCTCCGGCTTTATGATCATGGCTATGAATTCCTCAAAGGTGTAGAAATTGCTGATCAAGCGAGCCAAAATACAATCACCATTAATTGGAATAGCTTACTGCAATGGATTTCGCCACATATCCCACAAGTGAAAACTTGGTCAAATTTCACACCCTTCGCAGAAACAGCATTAGATCAAATAGAAATGCTGGGCAACATTCAGTCTCACATTCACCTATTTCGTAGGGAAAAGACCAATTGGGACCCAGCGTTTCATTTATATAGTAGCTTGGTATTTTTGAACGGACTTCAAGATGGTAGGGGAAGTGAAGAATAA
- a CDS encoding transposase, giving the protein MRKLTDPDKQEILKLYRETAETTSTLAERYGVSNSTISRLLKSTLPEDEYEYLVSLKRAARTPEGRAQVSYEQLPLLSQPEKEPEKELPSQEKATPRLKLPEISPPKPVEEERHLDEDEEEDFTPSMRRVRRRSSAEEKPKLRAAKRLEIVEPKPPEIASIPSPILKDEHPEATVIAQMLGEDLLDESEDLSDLEDDLDEDDYEDDYEDEEEDLEDSTPLVTRRRASEAPVQVLPFSAAQLPKSCYLVIDRSSELITRPLKDFGDLGQIPNLETLQKTLPVFDNHRVAKRFSTKRDRVIKVPDSKVLHKASTHLQAKGITRLLIDGQVYSLSMV; this is encoded by the coding sequence GTGAGAAAATTAACAGATCCTGACAAACAAGAAATTCTCAAGTTATATCGAGAAACTGCCGAAACAACCTCAACTTTGGCAGAACGCTATGGTGTGAGTAACTCGACAATTAGTCGCCTGCTCAAAAGCACCTTACCAGAAGATGAATACGAATATCTCGTTTCTCTCAAACGTGCTGCCAGGACTCCTGAAGGCAGGGCGCAGGTAAGTTACGAGCAGTTGCCTTTGTTAAGTCAACCAGAAAAAGAGCCAGAAAAGGAGCTGCCAAGCCAGGAAAAAGCAACTCCTCGCTTGAAGTTACCAGAGATTTCGCCGCCGAAGCCAGTTGAAGAAGAACGCCACCTAGATGAAGATGAAGAGGAGGATTTCACCCCTTCTATGAGAAGAGTCCGGCGGCGTTCCTCAGCAGAAGAAAAACCCAAGTTACGCGCTGCAAAGCGATTAGAAATAGTCGAACCCAAGCCGCCGGAAATCGCCAGTATCCCTAGTCCCATCTTGAAGGACGAACATCCTGAAGCCACCGTCATCGCCCAAATGCTGGGAGAAGACTTGCTCGACGAGTCAGAAGATTTGTCAGATTTAGAGGATGATTTGGACGAGGACGATTACGAGGATGATTACGAGGACGAGGAAGAGGACTTAGAGGATTCGACACCTTTAGTTACAAGACGAAGGGCAAGTGAAGCACCAGTTCAAGTCTTGCCATTCTCAGCAGCACAGTTGCCAAAAAGTTGCTATTTGGTAATCGATAGGTCTTCTGAGTTAATTACCCGGCCACTCAAAGATTTTGGTGACTTGGGACAAATTCCTAACCTAGAAACCTTGCAAAAAACTTTGCCAGTGTTTGATAACCATAGAGTTGCCAAGCGCTTCTCTACCAAGCGCGATCGCGTGATTAAAGTTCCCGACAGTAAAGTCCTGCATAAGGCTAGTACTCATCTGCAAGCCAAAGGCATTACGCGACTGTTAATTGACGGTCAGGTCTACTCTCTATCTATGGTCTAA
- a CDS encoding ADP-ribosylglycohydrolase family protein, which yields MLTATKTLSGLMGLCVGDALGVPVEFTSRAERVKSPVTMMLGYGTWNQPPGTWSDDSSLTFCLAESLCRGYSLEAIANSFWRWYKQAYWTPRGDLFDIGQNTHEAIMRLKQGIVPHQAGGKVENSNGNGSLMRILPMAYCHQSITFAELMARVHDVSAITHAHLRSQMACGIYISIAIALLEGANLQTAYLQGLERIQSVYSEREYILEKPHFRRIFSGEIAQIPVEEINSGGYVIDTLESSLWCLLNSSSYSETVLKAVNLGGDADTTAAVTGGLAGIYYGVENIPQEWMNKIARKQDIINLAERFAEAMDAQM from the coding sequence ATGCTAACCGCTACAAAAACATTGTCTGGTTTGATGGGTTTATGTGTCGGTGATGCGTTGGGTGTGCCAGTTGAGTTTACTAGCCGTGCAGAAAGAGTGAAATCTCCGGTGACAATGATGCTCGGTTATGGGACATGGAATCAACCACCGGGAACTTGGTCAGATGACAGTTCTTTGACATTTTGCTTGGCAGAAAGCCTGTGTAGAGGATATTCCTTGGAAGCGATCGCCAATTCCTTCTGGCGCTGGTATAAGCAAGCGTACTGGACTCCCCGTGGCGATTTGTTTGATATTGGTCAAAATACCCATGAAGCGATTATGCGCCTGAAGCAGGGTATCGTACCTCATCAGGCAGGAGGTAAGGTAGAAAATAGTAACGGTAATGGTTCTTTGATGAGAATTTTGCCGATGGCTTATTGTCATCAAAGCATAACTTTCGCGGAATTGATGGCACGGGTGCATGATGTTTCTGCCATTACTCATGCTCATCTGCGATCGCAAATGGCCTGCGGTATTTATATTAGTATTGCGATCGCCTTACTAGAAGGCGCTAACCTGCAAACAGCTTATTTACAAGGATTAGAAAGAATCCAATCAGTTTACTCTGAGCGAGAATATATTTTAGAAAAGCCGCATTTTCGCAGAATATTCAGTGGTGAAATCGCTCAGATACCAGTTGAAGAGATTAATTCTGGTGGCTATGTGATTGATACCCTGGAATCATCCCTGTGGTGTTTGTTAAATAGCTCGTCTTACTCGGAGACGGTGCTGAAAGCTGTCAACTTGGGTGGGGATGCAGATACTACTGCTGCCGTCACTGGGGGGTTAGCAGGCATTTACTACGGTGTGGAAAATATTCCCCAAGAATGGATGAATAAAATTGCCCGCAAACAGGACATTATTAACTTGGCGGAGCGTTTTGCAGAAGCTATGGACGCTCAGATGTAG
- a CDS encoding TIGR00341 family protein — protein MKLFLNHPAIIGEQMWLIHKVSGWGKQRLTEIKQSNSGEWHWLAEKPMPIAALNRSLWRGAISSKNFYILLFLSGIISTVGLLANSAATIIGAMIVAPLMGPIIAIAYSMAVGNQRLLKRSSFTLFTGIVLTVVTSMIIARIVGIKTFGPEIWGRVSPTLLDLAVALAAGAAGAYAKSRRHVADALPGVAIAVALVPPLSVIGIGIAIGSPSVTNGASLLFLTNLIGIIFSGALVFLAQRYGSLERARQGLILSIGAIFILGLPLGFSLENLLLKERTRRSIEYLLYRRTLTFSSQDIRRIQVERQADYSLVVELEVAAPIGSISENQVNMVRDFVQESLKQPLTLNVRVIPVQEFTAPAPSN, from the coding sequence TTGAAGCTTTTTCTGAATCATCCGGCAATTATCGGTGAGCAAATGTGGTTAATTCATAAAGTTAGTGGTTGGGGTAAACAACGACTCACAGAAATCAAGCAGAGTAACAGTGGCGAATGGCATTGGTTAGCGGAAAAGCCCATGCCCATAGCTGCACTTAACCGCAGCCTGTGGCGGGGAGCCATTTCTTCTAAAAACTTTTACATCCTCTTGTTTTTATCTGGGATTATCTCGACTGTGGGACTGCTGGCAAACAGTGCCGCTACGATTATTGGGGCGATGATAGTTGCGCCTTTGATGGGGCCGATAATTGCGATCGCCTATAGTATGGCAGTCGGAAATCAGCGTTTGTTAAAGCGTTCTAGCTTTACCCTGTTCACTGGAATTGTGTTGACTGTTGTTACCTCAATGATCATTGCCAGAATTGTGGGGATAAAAACTTTTGGCCCAGAAATTTGGGGACGAGTCAGTCCGACTTTACTAGATTTGGCTGTAGCCCTAGCCGCAGGTGCAGCTGGCGCTTATGCTAAATCACGTCGTCATGTTGCTGATGCTTTGCCTGGAGTGGCGATCGCTGTGGCTCTGGTTCCACCTTTGAGCGTGATCGGGATTGGCATTGCTATAGGTTCGCCGTCGGTCACTAATGGTGCTTCTTTACTGTTTTTGACGAATTTAATCGGAATTATTTTTAGCGGCGCACTGGTCTTTCTAGCACAGCGCTACGGTTCCTTAGAAAGAGCGCGTCAAGGTTTAATTTTATCAATTGGGGCGATATTTATTCTGGGATTACCCTTGGGATTCTCTTTAGAAAACTTGCTTCTCAAAGAACGCACACGTCGCAGTATTGAGTATTTGCTCTACCGCAGAACTCTGACATTTTCTAGTCAAGACATTCGCCGGATTCAAGTAGAACGACAGGCAGATTATTCCCTGGTTGTGGAACTAGAAGTTGCGGCTCCCATCGGTTCAATTTCGGAAAACCAGGTAAATATGGTCAGGGATTTTGTGCAGGAAAGCTTAAAACAACCGTTAACTTTAAATGTCCGGGTAATTCCCGTCCAGGAATTTACCGCCCCGGCTCCCAGTAATTAA
- a CDS encoding VOC family protein → MSQTLFHLAFPVTDIAQTKAYYVDALGCIPGRESPQALILNLYGHQLVAHVTKETPSPQRTIYPRHFGLIFIQEHDWEELLEKAQKQNLIFRESPKSRFVDSPLEHRTFFLEDPFYNLMEFKYYRHPEAIFGSSQCSQIGDRT, encoded by the coding sequence ATGAGCCAAACTTTATTTCATCTAGCTTTTCCGGTGACTGACATTGCCCAAACTAAAGCATATTATGTCGATGCCCTCGGCTGCATCCCAGGGCGTGAAAGTCCCCAAGCGCTGATTCTGAATCTCTATGGTCATCAATTGGTAGCGCACGTCACCAAGGAAACTCCATCACCCCAAAGGACTATATACCCCAGACACTTTGGACTAATTTTTATTCAGGAACATGACTGGGAGGAATTACTAGAAAAAGCACAAAAGCAAAATCTAATCTTTCGGGAATCACCTAAAAGTCGCTTTGTTGATTCTCCCTTAGAACATCGCACCTTCTTTTTAGAAGATCCCTTTTACAATTTGATGGAATTTAAATATTACCGCCACCCAGAGGCGATTTTTGGAAGTTCCCAGTGTAGCCAAATTGGTGACCGGACTTAA
- the cutA gene encoding divalent-cation tolerance protein CutA — MEIPAGYGVVLVTTANKQEAETIANALVEAQLAACVSLLPIHSIYAWQGEIYKEYEWQLLIKTDLALFSTLEAKIRELHSYEVSEIIALPIVAGSQAYLQWISEHVKH, encoded by the coding sequence ATGGAGATCCCTGCTGGTTATGGTGTAGTACTGGTGACAACTGCCAACAAGCAGGAAGCAGAAACAATCGCAAATGCCCTTGTGGAGGCTCAACTAGCTGCTTGTGTGAGTTTGTTGCCCATCCATTCAATTTACGCTTGGCAAGGAGAAATATACAAAGAGTATGAGTGGCAGTTGCTGATTAAAACTGATTTGGCTCTATTTTCTACTTTGGAAGCCAAAATTCGGGAACTCCACTCTTACGAAGTCTCGGAAATCATTGCTTTACCGATTGTTGCGGGTTCGCAAGCCTACTTGCAATGGATTTCTGAACACGTTAAACATTAG